Proteins from a single region of Fundulus heteroclitus isolate FHET01 chromosome 12, MU-UCD_Fhet_4.1, whole genome shotgun sequence:
- the asb6 gene encoding LOW QUALITY PROTEIN: ankyrin repeat and SOCS box protein 6 (The sequence of the model RefSeq protein was modified relative to this genomic sequence to represent the inferred CDS: deleted 1 base in 1 codon) has translation MPFLHGFRRIIYEYQPLVDAVMRVVGIEEEEGGNDNSAEEESSRCSSLVELLEQEAQSEVFLEGISYSLFKMAERGLVTAAKTLLRYGADINFEDPVSYYNPLHIAVLRNRPNMVRLLVGHGADIEKRDRIHECSPLDFASEESERLPCLITLLELGADVNARDNHGKSPLLHALASSDGLTVHNTENIRLFLERGADINAATVEGETVASSLVFLVKEALEASPEDASEIGQFCLKTTQLLLSHGMDPSCCLNDDGEPSLTQTSLEHFDSLFPLAVLLIQSGASLVCSRHSSSCWSGYSLLFQRLQTALRRCTDQSYAAELLEQGEMLLDLARVNVPTLNLSQRQGLPVDSLDSHPYAQALIDLHNRVVEREGSPPPLCCLSRAFIRSYLQPWPLVDRVKALPLPDRLKDFLLPELTYTPKAGWGCFKPQQSQG, from the exons ATGCCTTTCCTCCATGGCTTCCGACGGATCATTTATGAATATCAGCCGCTGGTAGACGCCGTCATGCGTGTGGTTGGCATAGAGGAAGAAGAAGGCGGCAATGACAACAG TGCTGAGGAAGAGTCCAGTCGCTGTAGCTCTTTGGTGGAGCTGCTGGAGCAGGAGGCCCAGTCTGAGGTGTTCCTGGAAGGCATCAGCTACTCCCTGTTTAAAATGGCAGAGAGGGGACTGGTG ACCGCAGCCAAGACCCTCCTACGATATGGAGCCGATATCAACTTTGAAG ACCCCGTGTCATACTACAACCCACTGCATATAGCTGTTTTAAGGAACAGGCCAAATATGGTGAGGCTGCTGGTTGGACATGGAGCAGACATTGAAAAGAGGGACAGG ATCCATGAGTGCAGTCCCTTGGACTTTGCGAGTGAAGAGTCAGAGAGGCTGCCTTGCCTGATCACATTGCTGGAGCTGGGCGCTGATGTAAATGCAAGGGACAATCATG GGAAGTCGCCTTTGCTCCATGCATTAGCGAGCAGCGATGGACTGACTGTGCACAACACAGAGAACATCCGGCTCTTTCTGGAGAGAG GGGCCGACATCAACGCTGCTACTGTAGAAGGCGAAACGGTGGCGTCGTCGTTGGTGTTCCTGGTGAAAGAGGCTCTGGAGGCTAGCCCGGAGGACGCCTCCGAAATCGGTCAGTTCTGCCTGAAAACCACACAGCTACTACTGTCCCACGGCATGGACCCCAGCTGCTGTCTGAACGACGACGGCGAACCCTCCCTGACGCAGACGAGCCTGGAGCACTTCGACTCGCTCTTCCCTCTGGCTGTGCTCCTAATCCAGAGTGGAGCCTCTTTGGTTTGCTCGCGCCACAGTTCGTCCTGTTGGTCGGGTTACAGCCTCCTTTTCCAGAGGCTTCAAACAGCCCTGCGGCGGTGCACGGATCAGAGCTACGCAGCTGAACTCCTGGAGCAAGGTGAGATGCTGCTGGACTTGGCGAGGGTGAACGTACCAACGCTGAATCTATCACAGAGGCAGGGGCTCCCTGTAGACAGTCTGGACTCTCACCCGTATGCTCAGGCTCTAATAGACCTACATAATCGTGTAGTGGAGCGTGAAGGAAGCCCGCCGCCTCTATGTTGCCTTTCTAGGGCATTCATAAGGAGTTACCTACAGCCCTGGCCACTGGTGGACAGAGTGAAAGCATTGCCTTTACCAGACAGACTGAAAGACTTTCTTCTTCCTGAGCTTACCTACACCCCAAAGGCTGGCTGGGGCTGCTTCAAGCCCCAGCAGAGCCAGGGTTAA